AGTTTGCTGAAAAAATCCTCTTCCCTCTTCAAATCCATAAGCATTATCACAAAAAGGAAAAGCACCATGATAGCCCCTGCATAGACCAGAATCTGCACTGCAGCTACGAAATGCGCATTCAGCAGCACATAAAGCCCTGCAAGAGAAAGAAAAGTAATAACCAGAGACACTGCGCTTGAAACAGGGTTTTTCCTGATTACAACAAAAACTGCAGATATTATTGCTACTGTAGCAAACAGATAAAACAAAACAGTTTCTAACAGCAACTTAATCTCCTAAATAAGGATTCAAGGGTTCCAGGGTTCGAGGGTTCAAGTGAATATGAACCAAAAAGAAATTTGACTCTTAAAATTCCCTTAAACCCTTGACCCCTAGAACCCTTAACCCCATCTCTAATAAACATCCCACATTATCAATGCACCTGTTATCAGTATATTCAATATTGAAAGCGGAAGAAAAACCTTCCAGCCAAGCCTCATAAGCTGGTCATAACGGAATCTCGGAAGAGACCATCTCACCCAGATAAACAGGAACAATAAAAGCCCCACCTTTGCACAGAACCAGATTATAGGCATAAACCAGAGCCTGTCAACAATTGGAAGCCCCATCCATCCTCCAACAGGCAGTCCCTGCCATCCTCCCAGATACAGAGAGACTATCATTGCTGAGGCAGTAACCATGTTTGAATACTCTGCCATGAAAAACATTGCAAATTTCATGCTGCTGTACTCTGTATGGTATCCTGCAACAAGCTCAGAGTCTGCCTCTGGAAGGTCAAATGGAAGCCTGTTTGTTTCAGCAAAAGAGGAAACCAGAAAAATCAGAAAACCTAAAAACTGCGGAAAGATATACCAGTATCTTCCCTGGTCATTCACAATATCAGCAAGACTTAACGACCCTGCCATCATAATGATTCCCATTACTGAAAGCCCCATTGAAATCTCATAGCTAATCATCTGGGCAGAAGCCCTGAGCCCTCCCATAAGCGAATATTTGCTGTTTGATGCCCAGCCTCCAAGAACAATCCCGTAAACTCCGAGAGAGGCAATGGCAAAAACATATATTATTCCTACATTCAAATCCGCTATCTGAAGCCTCACAGGAGTGTCAAGAAATCCAAAGAATGTTGTCTTGGGACCAAAAGGTATCACTGCAAAAGTCATAAGCGAAGGCACAATTGAAATAGCCGGAGCCAAAACATAAAATATTTTGTTTACATGGTCTGGTATTATGTCTTCCTTGAAAATAAATTTTATTCCATCTGCAAGGGGCTGGAGAAGCCCGAATGGACCAACCCTGTTTGGACCTATGCGGTATTGAATCCGTGCGCATATCTTTCTTTCTGCAAGCGAAAGAACAGCCACAGTAGTCATTATAATCCCGAAGACAAAAAAAATCTCTATTACATTAATTGTCCACGGATTTTTCAATATGTTTATTAACAGTTCTCTATTCAATTTGAATCCTTAAAGTTCTTTAATAGTATTCTACAAATCCCCCCATCCCCCCTTTAGAAAAGGGGGGCAAGGGGGGATTTGTTTTTCATTTTCTCCCTTGAATCCTTGACCCCTTACCCTTATGAAGTCTATTTGAGCTTTTCTAAAATCTCATCCACCCTTTCAATGCTCAAATCCTCATAATAATCTTCATTTATTTGCATCATTGGAGCTGTGCCGCAAGAGCCAAGACACTCAACAGTAACAAGAGTGAACCTGTTATCTATGGTTGTTTCACCAACCTGTATCCCAAGTTTTTTTTCAATATGCTGTACTATTTTTTCTGCATTCAGAAGTGAGCAGGAGATATTGTTACAGACCTGAATGAAATATTTCCCGACAGGCTTTTTATTGTACATTGTATAAAATGTTGCCACGCCATAGACTTCAGATTGAGGCAGACCCATAATAGAAGCAACATAATCCATTACCTCCCTGCTGATGTACCCAAACTCCCTCTGAGCAAGATAAAGCGTTGGAAGAAGCCCTGCCTGTTTATCAGGATACTTCTTTAAAATCTCTTCAAACTCTTGCTTTGCCTTTTCTGAAAACATTACCATGATATTCTATTATTTCTCAAACATACATGTTTTATAACCAAAAACTCTAACCTTCACAATGAACTACTCCCATTCCAGCGCCTTTCTCTTCCATACATATACAAAACCTATTAAAAGTATTATTATAAAAACAATCATTTCAATAAATGCAAAGGATCCAAGAACCTTTAATTCACGAAAAACTACTGCCCACGGATATAAAAATACTATTTCGATATCAAAGATTATAAATAACATCGCTATGAGATAAAATTTAATTGGAAATCTTAACCGTGCAGAACTTACAGGCGGAACGCCGCATTCGTAGGGGGATAACTTTTCTTTGTTATATATCCTTCTGCCAACAAGATATGAAAGTAACAGATTGGCAAACGCAAAACCTACTACAATTAAAACTAAGATAAAGATTGGCACATAACTGTAAAGACCTTGTTCCATCATTACCCATCCATTCACAAAACTCTTAGTCTTCTTCTTATTAATTTTCTCTAGTTGCCACATCCACTCATGCGGAGTGATTCTTTTTTTTCTCTCTTCTCGCTTTACAGAAAGAAAATCCCCCCAACTCATAACATCCCCATTTCAGGAGAGAATCTAAGCTGAGGGGAAATTATATTATTATTTGAAAAGCAAAATCAAAACTACAACAAAGGTGTAAATTACAAGGGATTCAATCAATGCTAATCCGATAATCATAGCTGTTTGAATTTTTCCTGAAGCATTTGGATTGCGCGCAATCCCTTCCACGGCCGAGCTTACGCTTTTGCCCTGTCCCAAGGCGCCTCCAAAAGCTGCTATTGCTATTCCGATAGCGCAAGCAATATAGACATAATTAAAACTTCCTTTGCCACTCTCTACATTCGCTGCCTCTTCCTGAGCCATTACCATTGTACCGGAAAAAAGAAGAAGCCCAAAGAGAAGTACTGATACCAAAACCGCTTTATTCATTATTAATTCTCACCCCCCTTTTTTTGTAAGGTTTAGTCCACTGACNNNNNNNNNNNNNNNNNNNNNTTTAATGTGCCTCTTCTACTGACAGTGAAATATAAATCATTGACAGCATAATAAAAACTATTGTCTGAACAAAGGCTACAAAGATCTCCATCACCATCATTGGCAGAGGAACTATAAGAGGAACAAGGGCTGCAAAGCTTGCAAGCACCAGGTGCCCTCCGAATATGTTTCCAAATAAACGGATTGACAGCGATACAGGCCTGACAATATGGCTTACTAGTTCTATAGGTATCATAAGAGGCGCAAGCCATCCTATTGGACCTGTAAAATGTTTTATATATTTTATTCCGTGCGCTTTAAACCCGTAATAATGGGTTGCGAAAAATACAACTATTGCACAGGAAGCTGTAGTGTTTATGTTGCCGGTCGGTGAATCAAAACCAGGAATCAATCCGAGCAGATTGGATGTCAGAATAAAGAAAGCAAGGCTTCCGATGAGAGGGAAAAATCTCCTTGACTCATGTCCCATAACATCCTTCATAAAATCAAGAAGCGCTGATATTATAAGCTCAAAAACATTCTGCTTCCCTTTTGGTATTGTTTCAAGCCTGCGTGTAACAAGAAATGAAATGGTCGTGAGGATGATTGTTACTAAAACTGCCAGAAATACAAACCTGAATTTTTCTGCTATATGTGGATTTAATGGCAATAAGAAATAAACAACAGAATGCTCCATCTATCCTATTTCCTTATTTTTTATTTATAATCTCAAATATTATTTTAAACCCCGCAGCCACGCCAAAAATTGTAAAAATTATCATTAATATTGGTTTTGTTCCAAACCACTTATCCAAGTAGTAGCCCATAGCAAAACCAACAAGCGTAGCAACTACAAGGTTTATCCCGATAGTGCTTAAAGAACCCATCTGACGATAGAGGCCATTGCCTTCCTTATCATTTTCTTCTCTATCATCATTCATTCATTCATTATTTTTTTTAAATGCGGGGTTAGAAAACCCCGCCTATTGACCTGTCTGCCGACAGGCAGGTAGGCGGGACATTCTTGTCCCGCAAAAACTCTGAGATTATTACTCAAAATTTCATCTGTGGAATCCTTCTTTAATCTGTGTAATCTTTTCTACAAAAAGTTGCTTTCAGCTATCATATTCAAAAAACTTTTGTCAAGGGAAAAACTCTATATTTTTATGCCTTGACATAAAACCTAAATTCTCCTAATGAGTGATGTCGATTTATGGTTTTTTCTTTTAACCATTGTCTTCATGTTAACTTATTGAAATTATTCTTTAGCCAATATATTTTACAGGAGAAAAAATGATTTTTCGCAACTATCTTTTTGTGATTGCTGTCTGTATTGTTTTAATCTTTCCGTCCTTTGGAATATGTGCTGACAAAAAAGAAACAGATCCCCAGAAAATTATTTCCATAATGAATAAAGAACTCTCAAGGTCAACGAACAAGCTAAAAGCAGAAAACTTTGAAAGTTCCTACTTTATAAGCTACCTTATGAGAGATATAGAAGATTTCAGCGTTTCCGGAAAATACGGGGCAATTAATTCAAATTTCGCTGACAGGAAAAGAAACTTAGATATAGATATCCGGGTAGGAAACTATGACTTTGACAGTTCAAACCCTGCTACTGAAGATGCTATATGGGACCCTGACTCAAACCACTACGAAATATACAACTACCTTGAAGCACCTCTTGACAATAACGAGGATGCTCTCAGGAATGCGCTTTGGCTCCTTTCTGATTTTCAATACAAGGAAGCCCTTTCAATGTACCTGAAGAAAAAGGGAAAGAAAATCTTTGAGGTCGATAAAAAAATATTAATCTCTGATTTCTCAAAAGAAAAAGCATATGTCTTTTTTGACAAAGAAGAGAACTTCCTGATTCCCAAAGATGAATGGGCAGACATTGTAAGAAAAGAAAGTCAGGAATTTAAAAAATACAGGGAAATATATGATTCAGAAATATCCATTGAGGCTAAAAAGATTTCAAAATATTTTATAAACTCTGAAGGTTCTGAAATTTTCACCCAGGAACCTTTTATTTCTCTTGGCATTTCAGCAAAAACAAGGGCAGAAGATGGAATGAGCCTTGATAACTCGAAGTACTTTTACTTCAGAAACCCCTCGCAGTTCTTAAACCGGGAAAAACTCCGGGAAGAGATAAAAAAGATAATAAGCGACCTGTTGCTTTTAAGAAAGTCTGAAACCATCGACCCCTATACAGGTCCTGCAATCTTATCCCCTCAGGCTACAGGAGTTTTTTTTCACGAAGCAATAGGTCACAGGCTTGAAGGAGAAAGGCAGAAAAGCGAAAAAGAAGGACAGACCTTCAAAGGGAGAATAGGAGAAAAAATAATTCCGGTATTTCTGACTGTTGAAGATGACCCTACGCTTCAGGACTTCAGAGGTATACCTCTTAACGGTTACTATAAATTCGATGAAGAAGGAATTCCGTCCCGTAAAGTAACGCTTATAGAAAACGGTATTCTTAAAAACTTTCTGCTTTCAAGAACACCAATAGAGGGTTTTTCTAATTCAAATGGTCATGGAAGAAGTAGCTCCAACCATAACCCTATGGCGAGGATGGGAAACCTCATAGTCCGCTCGAATAAAACAGTCAGCAATGAAGAGCTTAAAAAACTTCTGATTGAAGAAGCAAAAAAACAAAACAAGCCCTTTGGGCTTATAATAAGGGATGTTGAGGGAGGAGACACAAGCACACAGAAAAGGGATTTTCAGGCTTTCAGAAATATACCAAAGCTTGTCTATAAGGTTGATGTGAATACAGGAAAAGAAACCCTTGTAAGAGGAGTTGAAATGATCGGGACACCACTCATAAGTATAGACAAAATAATAGCCACAGCTGATGACTATGAGGTTTTTAATGGCTATTGCGGTGCCGAGTCAGGAACAATACCTGTCTCAACAGTTGCACCGACTGTATTAATAAAAGAAATTGAGCTCCAGAGAAGCCCCGAGAAAAAACAAAAGCCGCCAATCCTTCCCCCGCCTGTATTTGATTGAGTAACCGCAGAGCCTTGCTCTGCCTCTTCCAATGTAATCGCAGGCTAAGAGCCTGCAACTACAAAGATAAGAAAGATAAAAAAACACAGACTGAATTCAGAAAAGCAGATCTATATTTTTTGTTGCTTGTAGAAACACACCTTCAGGTGTGTTATTTTTTTGAATCAACAGGTCTGAAGACCTGTTTCTACGTTTAAGGAAAGAGGCAGAGCAAGGCTCTGCGGCTACTCTTAACTATTCACCGATTCACCTACTCGCTATTCACTAACAACTATTCACTTCCCCTAAGCTTCCCAGTCATAATGGCATTTGAGGCAGGACTTCTTTGAATCCTCCTCCTCGTGACAGTCAAAACAGGTAGTCATTTTTGGTCGGTTAGTAGTAGGATTCTGTTTGTCGTGGGCTATGTTGCTATGGCAGTCTGTGCACTTGGCACCAACCTCTTCTATATGAAATTTATGAGGTATTTTGATATTTAAAGGATTTGTTTTAAAGCCTTTCTGCTCATTGGTTTTGGGAATATCCTTGTGGCACCTGATGCAGTTCGGGTTAACCCTTTCAGAATGGGCTGAATATCCCCTTGGGATAAACTCATCAGGCTTTGCATGGCACTGGGGGCACTTGACATTTTCAGGATGTACTTTTGAAGACCTCCAGAACTCGGAATGAG
The Candidatus Schekmanbacteria bacterium RIFCSPLOWO2_02_FULL_38_14 DNA segment above includes these coding regions:
- a CDS encoding NADH-quinone oxidoreductase subunit A, which translates into the protein MEQGLYSYVPIFILVLIVVGFAFANLLLSYLVGRRIYNKEKLSPYECGVPPVSSARLRFPIKFYLIAMLFIIFDIEIVFLYPWAVVFRELKVLGSFAFIEMIVFIIILLIGFVYVWKRKALEWE
- a CDS encoding NADH-quinone oxidoreductase subunit E, which produces MVMFSEKAKQEFEEILKKYPDKQAGLLPTLYLAQREFGYISREVMDYVASIMGLPQSEVYGVATFYTMYNKKPVGKYFIQVCNNISCSLLNAEKIVQHIEKKLGIQVGETTIDNRFTLVTVECLGSCGTAPMMQINEDYYEDLSIERVDEILEKLK
- a CDS encoding ATP synthase F0 subunit C, with amino-acid sequence MNKAVLVSVLLFGLLLFSGTMVMAQEEAANVESGKGSFNYVYIACAIGIAIAAFGGALGQGKSVSSAVEGIARNPNASGKIQTAMIIGLALIESLVIYTFVVVLILLFK
- a CDS encoding NADH-quinone oxidoreductase subunit H, producing MLKNPWTINVIEIFFVFGIIMTTVAVLSLAERKICARIQYRIGPNRVGPFGLLQPLADGIKFIFKEDIIPDHVNKIFYVLAPAISIVPSLMTFAVIPFGPKTTFFGFLDTPVRLQIADLNVGIIYVFAIASLGVYGIVLGGWASNSKYSLMGGLRASAQMISYEISMGLSVMGIIMMAGSLSLADIVNDQGRYWYIFPQFLGFLIFLVSSFAETNRLPFDLPEADSELVAGYHTEYSSMKFAMFFMAEYSNMVTASAMIVSLYLGGWQGLPVGGWMGLPIVDRLWFMPIIWFCAKVGLLLFLFIWVRWSLPRFRYDQLMRLGWKVFLPLSILNILITGALIMWDVY
- a CDS encoding ATP synthase F0 subunit A, whose translation is MEHSVVYFLLPLNPHIAEKFRFVFLAVLVTIILTTISFLVTRRLETIPKGKQNVFELIISALLDFMKDVMGHESRRFFPLIGSLAFFILTSNLLGLIPGFDSPTGNINTTASCAIVVFFATHYYGFKAHGIKYIKHFTGPIGWLAPLMIPIELVSHIVRPVSLSIRLFGNIFGGHLVLASFAALVPLIVPLPMMVMEIFVAFVQTIVFIMLSMIYISLSVEEAH